Proteins from a genomic interval of Oncorhynchus nerka isolate Pitt River linkage group LG13, Oner_Uvic_2.0, whole genome shotgun sequence:
- the hsdl1 gene encoding inactive hydroxysteroid dehydrogenase-like protein 1 yields the protein MAAVDSFELLYKEIARSCNSCVETLAVVGALYTASKAVILVRDCYSFVRVHFLPRLMPSTRLGRRFGEWAVIYGASEAIGKAYAEELARQGICIILISQEGASVSDTAKAISETHRVDTMVLVADFSQGHAACKPVKDALRDKDIGFLVNCVDDSLRNSPNFAGLSEDLLWDVINRNIAATTLMTRLVLPGMVERRRGAVVNISSGACYRPSPSKAALSASTAYLDNFSRALHHEYGRQGVFVQSLVPFQVAPHGASAGGWLIPQSDVYARHAISTLGISHRTTGYWPHTLQFRLVQSMPEWIWVLGSRMLTSSC from the exons ATGGCTGCTGTTGACAGTTTTGAGCTTTTGTACAAAGAAATTGCTCGGTCATGCAATTCATGTGTGGAAACCCTAGCCGTTGTGGGTGCTCTGTATACAGCCAGCAAAGCTGTCATCCTCGTGCGGGACTGCTACAGCTTTGTCAGGGTGCATTTCCTTCCTCGACTGATGCCAAGCACGCGCCTTGGCCGCCGTTTTGGTGAATGGGCTGTCATTTATG GTGCTTCAGAGGCCATAGGGAAAGCCTATGCAGAGGAGCTTGCCAGGCAGGGCATCTGCATCATCCTGATAAGCCAAGAGGGTGCCAGTGTCAGTGACACAGCCAAGGCCATATCTGAGACTCACAGAGTGGATACAATGGTGCTTGTGGCAGACTTCAGTCAGGGCCATGCAGCTTGCAAGCCTGTCAAAGATGCATTGCGGGATAAAGACATAGGCTTTCTAGTTAACTGTGTGGATGACTCCCTTCGCAACTCGCCAAACTTTGCTGGCCTGTCTGAAGACCTGTTATGGGACGTAATCAACAGAAATATTGCTGCCACCACACTGATGACGCGCCTGGTTCTACCTGGCATGGTAGAGAGGAGACGTGGAGCAGTAGTGAACATCTCTTCTGGGGCATGTTATAGACCCTCTCCAAGCAAAGCTGCTCTCTCTGCGTCTACG gCTTACCTTGACAACTTTTCCCGTGCTCTGCACCATGAATATGGTCGTCAGGGAGTCTTTGTGCAAAGTCTGGTACCTTTCCAAGTGGCGCCCCATGGAGCATCAGCAGGCGGGTGGCTAATACCGCAGTCAGACGTGTATGCCCGTCATGCCATCTCCACCCTGGGCATCTCACACAGAACCACAGGCTATTGGCCTCATACACTGCAG TTTCGACTTGTGCAGTCAATGCCCGAATGGATTTGGGTCTTGGGGTCACGTATGCTCACAAGCTCATGCTGA